CGCGTCGGGACCGGCGCTTTCGCGGCAACGCCACAGACAGTGCTTTTGGGACGGCCTGCTAGCTATTCCTTGACCGCGACCCAGCTCGACACCAACCCCACGCCGATCAGCGCGCCGAAGAGTCCCAGCGCCTGGGTCATGGGCAGGAATTCGATGGTCACGAAGAGCGGCGCCACGTTCAGCGCGTTGTGCGCCACAAGCTGGAAACCCTTGAGCAGCAAGAGCGCCAGAACGCCCGCGACGAGGCACAGGAAGGCCCCGCCCGAGAGCATGGGAAGCTGGATGTAGGCCCTGGTCGCGCCCACTAGGCGCAGGATGTCCACCTCGTCCAGGCGCGAGATCTGGGCCAGCTTGATGGTGTTGCCCACGATCAAACCCGCCACGAGCCCGAGCAGCCCGATGAGTGGCCAGACCACGCCCCGGCTGACCCGCACCCAGGAGGTGGCCAGGTCCATCTGCAAGGGGTTGTAATGCACGTCGGTCACGCCAGCCATGCCCCGCAGCCGGTCCCTGATGCCCTGGGCCCAGGCCGCGTCGTCCTTGGGCACGGCGAAGGTGGCCTTGGCCGTGGGCGGCAGGGGATTCTCCCGGCCAGGAGCCAGGGAGCCCCGGCCGCCAAAGGCCTTGGACAACTCACCGAAGGCCTGCTCCGGGGTGAAGGTCTCAAGGCTCTTTAAGGCCGGATCCTGGCGCAATTCCTCCCAGGCCTTGGCCACCTGGTCCTGCGGGAGCTTGGCCTGCCAGTAGATCTGGAAGGTCACCTCGCCGCGCTGCTCCGTGACCACGCGGTCGATGTTGTGCAAAAGCAGCAGGAAGAGCCCGGCCAGAAAGGCGGAAAGCGTGACCGCCGCCAGGGTGAAGGCCTGGGCCAGGGGATGGTCGCCGAGTTCGCGGATGCCGCGCACGGCCATGCGGATGACGGAGCCCATCTCAGCCCTCCCCTTCCATGTCGGCCGAGGCATCCTGGTCGATGGGCCGCGAGAGCGGCTCCCCACGGCTCTCCACGGAGCACTGCGCCTCGCAGACCGTGCCGTCGTCCAGGTGCAGCACCCGCGCCTCGGGCACCATGTGCAGCACCTCGGCGTTGTGCGTGGCCATGATGATGCTCGCGCCGTAGGCGTGGAATTGCTTGAAGACCTCGATCAGGCGGCGTGAGAGCCCCATGTCCAGGTTGCCGGTGGGCTCGTCGGCCAAGATGAGCTTGGGGTTCACGACCACGGCCCGGGCGATGGCCACGCGCTGCTGTTCGCCGCCCGAGAGCCGCTCGCAGGCCTCGTAGGCCTTGTCGTCGAGCTTGAGCACGCGCAGCACCGCCCGCACCCGCCGCTCGATGAGGTTCCTGGGCGTGCCGCGCACCTCCAGGGCCAGGGCCACGTTGGCAAAGACCGTGCGCTTGGGCAGGATCTTGAAATCCTGGAAGACCACGCCGATCTCGCGCCTGAGCTTCGGGATGCGCGAGCGCGTAAGCTTCTTCAAGTCGAAGCCGCAGACCTCGGCCTTCATTCCCCGCGTCACGGGCAGGGCGCCGTAGAGCAGCCGCATGAGCGTGGTCTTGCCAGCGCCCGAGGGGCCGGTCAGGAACAGGAACTCGCCCTTGTCCAGGCTGAGGGAAACGTCCTTCAGGGCCCAGTTCTTGCCGAAGTTGAAGGACACCCGCTCCAGATGAACCATGGTCTACCGCCGAATCCTTGGCCGCGCCGCTAGCCGCACTTGGTGTAGCCGCAGGAGTGGCATTTGTTGCAGCCTTCCTCGAAGACCAGGACGCCGTCGCACTCCGGGCAGGAGGCACGCAGTGACTCGCCGTCCTCCTGCAATTGCTCGTCGGCCATGTAACGCTGCCTGAGCACGTAAGCCATGGCGTCGGGGATGGACTTGAGCAGCCGCTTCTTGGTGAAGACCGAGTACTCGCCGCCGATGCCCTCCAACTGCGCCACCACCGGCCTGACGCCGATGCCGGAGCGGAAGAGCAGCGAAACCAAGCGGCCGATGGCCTCGGCCTTGGCCATGCGCGACTGGCCGGACTTGCCGATGACCGCGAAGACCTCGAAGGGCTTGCCGTCCACCTCGTTGATGGTCAGGTAGAGGTCGCCGAACCCGGTCTTGACCTTCTGGGTGAAACCGTAGACCACGTCGGGCCGCTTCTTCACGTTCACCACGCCGTTGATGGGCTTCTTGGGCTCGGCGGGCTTGGCGCCGGGCGTCTCCCCGGTGCACAGAACCTGGTCGGCGCGGCAGCCGTCGCGGTACACGGTCACGCCCTTGCAGCCCATCTCGTAGGCCATCCAGTAGATGTTCCAGATGTCCTGCTGCGTGGCCTCATGCGGGAGGTTCACGGTTTTGGACACGGCGTTGTCGGTGTATTTCTGGAAGGCGGCCTGCATCTTCAGGTGCCACTGCGGGGCCACGTCGTGGGCCGTGACGAAGACGCGGCGGATGTCCTCGGGCACGTGCTCCATGTGCGCCACGCTGCCCTTCTTGGCCACGTCTTCCATGAGCGTCTTGGAGTGGGCCTGGGCGGCTTTGAGCGCCTCCTCGAAATAGGGGTTGGCCTCCATGAGGCGTTCGCCGTCCATGACGTTGCGCGAAAAGGCGAGCGCGAAGAGCGGCTCGATGCCCGAGGAGCAGCCCGCGATGATCGACAAGGTGCCCGTGGGCGCTATGGTCGTGGTCGTGGCGTTGCGGTAGGGTCCCTCGTTGCGTTTTCCGTAAACCGAGGTCTCGTAAGCCGGGAAGGGGCCGCGCTCCTCGGCGAGTTGGGCCGAGGCGCTCTTGGACTCGGTCTGGATGAACTTCATGATCTTTTCGGCCAGATTCAGGGCCTCCTGCGAGTCGTAGGGCACGCGGAGTTGGAAGAGCAGGTCCGCGAAGCCCATGACGCCCAGGCCGATCTTGCGGTTGGTGCGCACCTTCTCGCCGATCTGCGGGAGCGGGTAGTTGGAGGCGTCGATGACGTTGTCCAGGAAGCGCACGGAAAGGTGCA
The Alkalidesulfovibrio alkalitolerans DSM 16529 genome window above contains:
- a CDS encoding cell division protein FtsX, which produces MGSVIRMAVRGIRELGDHPLAQAFTLAAVTLSAFLAGLFLLLLHNIDRVVTEQRGEVTFQIYWQAKLPQDQVAKAWEELRQDPALKSLETFTPEQAFGELSKAFGGRGSLAPGRENPLPPTAKATFAVPKDDAAWAQGIRDRLRGMAGVTDVHYNPLQMDLATSWVRVSRGVVWPLIGLLGLVAGLIVGNTIKLAQISRLDEVDILRLVGATRAYIQLPMLSGGAFLCLVAGVLALLLLKGFQLVAHNALNVAPLFVTIEFLPMTQALGLFGALIGVGLVSSWVAVKE
- the ftsE gene encoding cell division ATP-binding protein FtsE, which encodes MVHLERVSFNFGKNWALKDVSLSLDKGEFLFLTGPSGAGKTTLMRLLYGALPVTRGMKAEVCGFDLKKLTRSRIPKLRREIGVVFQDFKILPKRTVFANVALALEVRGTPRNLIERRVRAVLRVLKLDDKAYEACERLSGGEQQRVAIARAVVVNPKLILADEPTGNLDMGLSRRLIEVFKQFHAYGASIIMATHNAEVLHMVPEARVLHLDDGTVCEAQCSVESRGEPLSRPIDQDASADMEGEG
- a CDS encoding vitamin B12-dependent ribonucleotide reductase; protein product: MKSPEMPRVTPVPSAPADLVEPRLNPNAEVVLTKRYLRKGPDGLPREDYRQMFWRVAATIAAEESKYSSSPYSVAELAQEFYSLMTSWRFLPNSPTLMNAGTELGQLAACFVLPVDDSIDGIFDAVKHAAMIHKSGGGTGFSFSRLRHEGARVGSTGGVASGPISFMKIFNTATEQIKQGGTRRGANMGILRVDHPDIVRFIESKARQGELNNFNISVALTEGFMQAVEKDEEYDLVAPHSGKVKGRLRAREVFNLLVQKAWESGDPGIVFLDRVNRDNPTPDQGEIESTNPCGEQPLLPYEACNLGSINLALLAKPEARDGVDWEELARVVHLSVRFLDNVIDASNYPLPQIGEKVRTNRKIGLGVMGFADLLFQLRVPYDSQEALNLAEKIMKFIQTESKSASAQLAEERGPFPAYETSVYGKRNEGPYRNATTTTIAPTGTLSIIAGCSSGIEPLFALAFSRNVMDGERLMEANPYFEEALKAAQAHSKTLMEDVAKKGSVAHMEHVPEDIRRVFVTAHDVAPQWHLKMQAAFQKYTDNAVSKTVNLPHEATQQDIWNIYWMAYEMGCKGVTVYRDGCRADQVLCTGETPGAKPAEPKKPINGVVNVKKRPDVVYGFTQKVKTGFGDLYLTINEVDGKPFEVFAVIGKSGQSRMAKAEAIGRLVSLLFRSGIGVRPVVAQLEGIGGEYSVFTKKRLLKSIPDAMAYVLRQRYMADEQLQEDGESLRASCPECDGVLVFEEGCNKCHSCGYTKCG